The following coding sequences lie in one Musa acuminata AAA Group cultivar baxijiao chromosome BXJ3-1, Cavendish_Baxijiao_AAA, whole genome shotgun sequence genomic window:
- the LOC103984197 gene encoding uncharacterized protein LOC103984197: MDSKTRKGRARPIRAVVGWVRRRSPKVKASLSVIAGMAALVFLRFIVHDHDRLFVVAEAAHALGISVLIYKLVKERTCAGLSLKTQYLTALFLAVRLYCSFVMEYDIHTVLDCATLATTLWVIYMIRFRLKSSYMKEKDNFAIYFVVLPCAILAFAVHPSTTHNVIDRISWAFCVYLEAVSVLPQLHLMQNTKIVEPFTAHYVFALGVSRFLTCAHWVLQVLDTRGRLLTALGRGLWPPMVLLAEIVQTFILADFCYYYVKSVVGGQLVLRLPSGAV, from the exons atggaCAGCAAGACGAGGAAGGGACGGGCGCGGCCGATTAGGGCGGTGGTGGGATGGGTGAGGCGGCGGTCGCCCAAGGTGAAGGCCTCTCTCTCCGTCATCGCCGGCATGGCGGCGCTCGTCTTCCTTCGCTTCATCGTCCACGACCACGACAGGCTCTTCGTCGTCGCCGAGGCCGCGCACGCCCTCGGCATCTCCGTCCTCATCTATAAGCTCGTCAAGGAGCGGACTTGCGCCG GACTTTCGCTTAAGACTCAATATTTGACAGCTTTGTTTTTAGCTGTCAGACTGTACTGCAGCTTTGTCATGGAATATGACATACACACAGTGCTAGATTGCGCTACGCTTGCAACTACTCTTTGGGTTATCTACATGATTCGGTTTAGATTAAAGTCAAGTTACATGAAAGAGAAGGACAACTTTGCAATTTATTTTGTG GTTTTGCCTTGTGCTATATTGGCCTTTGCAGTTCACCCTTCAACAACACATAATGTTATTGATAGGATTTCTTGGGCCTTTTGCGTTTATCTGGAAGCTGTTTCTGTGCTGCCACAATTACATCTGATGCAAAACACAAAG ATTGTTGAGCCATTCACCGCTCACTATGTATTTGCATTGGGggtttcaagatttctgacctgtgcACACTGGGTCCTTCAG GTCTTGGATACTCGTGGACGTTTATTGACTGCTTTGGGACGTGGGTTGTGGCCGCCAATGGTCCTTCTGGCTGAAATTGTTCAAACTTTTATCCTGGCagatttttgttattattatgtgAAGAG TGTTGTTGGTGGACAACTGGTGCTAAGGCTTCCTTCTGGTGCAGTGTGA
- the LOC135629036 gene encoding uncharacterized protein LOC135629036 isoform X2, with amino-acid sequence MWPLGEPPTDKELEVARILCDLEELILEDEFRRSNLSLVAGTSSWGTKKPRTLPPTLPSLPYNVPHPPPPTADEEGGDVCGGPRSASPVTPLLFSGGNGDKDEAGPSAVATSGHSRHIVEDDAGSSAALPSLPGNRPEHNDGVATSGQGRHTVVDDVGPSVAPPSVLGNRSEHDDALATSRQETHTVDGDAGSSAPPPSVPRNRSENNDAGPRGAAPLPRGKQFKNPKRWCKEAAAAPAPAPDHHINLDLELRLCQPSPPALVRHPTLASVRPPEETSDALRWGWELQLQIQSEDRKEASRLARKRRMEIQSEKKMQKKAKRSD; translated from the exons ATGTGGCCGCTGGGGGAACCGCCGACCGATAAGGAACTCGAGGTGGCTCGCATTCTGTGCGATCTCGAGGAACTCATCCTCGAGGACGAATTCCGCCGCAGCAACTTATCCCTCGTCGCCGGTACGTCTAGCTGGGGCACCAAGAAGCCCCGCACTCTTCctcctactcttccaagtctaccTTATAATGTTCCTCACCCTCCGCCTCCGACGGCCGACGAGGAGGGAGGAGACGTCTGCGGGGGCCCGCGCTCCGCCAGCCCCGTGACTCCATTATTGTTTTCTGGGGGCAACGGTGACAAAGACGAAGCCGGGCCGAGCGCGGTGGCGACCTCGGGTCACAGCAGGCATATTGTGGAAGACGACGCCGGGTCGAGCGCGGCACTCCCCTCACTTCCGGGGAATCGTCCTGAGCACAACGACGGCGTGGCGACCTCGGGTCAGGGGAGGCATACTGTGGTCGACGACGTCGGCCCGAGCGTGGCGCCGCCCTCGGTTCTGGGGAATCGTTCCGAGCACGACGACGCGTTAGCGACCTCGCGACAGGAGACGCACACTGTGGACGGCGACGCCGGGTCGAGCGCGCCGCCGCCCTCGGTCCCTCGGAACCGTTCCGAGAACAACGACGCCGGGCCGAGAGGCGCGGCTCCCTTGCCTCGGGGGAAGCAGTTCAAGAACCCCAAGCGGTGGTGCAAGGAG GCGGCggctgctcctgctcctgctcctgatCATCACATTAACCTGGACCTGGAGCTCCGCCTCTGCCAGCCATCACCACCGGCACTCGTCCGCCATCCGACGCTCGCCAGCGTCCGACCGCCGGAAGAGACGTCCGACGCGTTGCGGTGGGGATGGGAGCTGCAATTGCAGATACAAAGCGAGGACAGGAAGGAGGCGTCGAGGTTGGCGAGGAAGCGGAGGATGGAGATACAGAgcgagaagaagatgcagaagaaagcAAAGCGATCCGACTGA
- the LOC135628277 gene encoding uncharacterized protein LOC135628277, giving the protein MDKEKEQGTLESQLIQKNTKWKHEFECHQSQVEKLEEKVMEVKIDMKCVEDDTKDLELLWRRVKTTATMLTYLKSKARIMAIPHLACVSCGIKHQEGIGLVDKHGLPLSEWSTDVDLSSHESSDEMSQLASNLKYGPFDANVGGYFSETLQSTRIVAEVMESLIKRAIRAETEAATEKEKVKLGLEENKRKTLQIQSMTLKVEEMEKFALGTNTLLNEMRQKVTDMVEETSRQRQRAAENEQELRRVKQDFDSLRSFVSSLISVRESLMSSERQFQTVEKLLDRLVAETTHLENEKVKKEAEVQKLIEENVRLRTLLDKKEAQLLAMNEQCKWMALNSPGI; this is encoded by the exons ATGGATAAGGAGAAGGAACAGGGTACACTAGAGTCTCAACTCATTCAGAAAAACACCAAATGGAAGCATGAGTTTGAATGCCACCAATCTCAAGTTGAAAAATTGGAAGAGAAAGTTATGGAGGTAAAGATTGATATGAAATGTGTGGAAGATGATACCAAGGATTTAGAACTCCTCTGGCGTAGAGTCAAAACTACCGCAACAATGCTGACCTATCTGAAATCAAAAGCAAGAATTATGGCAATTCCACATTTAGCTTGTGTTTCATGTGGTATTAAGCATCAAGAGGGAATAGGACTTGTTGACAAGCATGGTCTACCATTGTCGGAGTGGTCTACAGATGTTGATCTTTCATCACATGAAAGTTCAGATGAGATGTCACAGTTGGCAAGTAATCTTAAATATGGTCCTTTTGATGCTAATGTTGGTGGATATTTTAGTGAAACACTTCAGTCAACTCGTATTGTGGCAGAAGTTATGGAATCTCTTATTAAGAGGGCTATCAGGGCAGAAACTGAAGCTGCTACCGAGAAAGAAAAAGTAAAGTTAGGTttagaagaaaacaaaagaaagactCTCCAAATTCAAAGCATGACACTAAAGGTCGAAGAGATGGAAAAGTTTGCACTGGGCACAAACACTCTGTTGAATGAAATGCGGCAGAAGGTCACAGATATGGTTGAAGAGACATCAAGACAACGTCAGAGAGCTGCTGAGAATGAGCAGGAGCTCCGTCGTGTGAAGCAGGATTTTGACTCATTGAGGTCCTTCGTTAGCAGTCTTATCAGTGTCAGAGAATCGCTTATGTCATCAGAGAGACAATTTCAGACCGTTGAAAAGCTTCTTGACAG GCTAGTTGCCGAGACCACTCATCTTGAGAACGAGAAGGTTAAAAAAGAAGCTGAAGTTCAGAAGCTCATCGAGGAGAATGTGAGGCTAAGAACTTTGTTAGACAAGAAAGAGGCACAATTATTGGCCATGAATGAGCAGTGCAAGTGGATGGCACTCAACAGTCCTGGAATTTAA
- the LOC135629036 gene encoding uncharacterized protein LOC135629036 isoform X1: MHGRSRVRPCPLDRPLLISARQREREMWPLGEPPTDKELEVARILCDLEELILEDEFRRSNLSLVAGTSSWGTKKPRTLPPTLPSLPYNVPHPPPPTADEEGGDVCGGPRSASPVTPLLFSGGNGDKDEAGPSAVATSGHSRHIVEDDAGSSAALPSLPGNRPEHNDGVATSGQGRHTVVDDVGPSVAPPSVLGNRSEHDDALATSRQETHTVDGDAGSSAPPPSVPRNRSENNDAGPRGAAPLPRGKQFKNPKRWCKEAAAAPAPAPDHHINLDLELRLCQPSPPALVRHPTLASVRPPEETSDALRWGWELQLQIQSEDRKEASRLARKRRMEIQSEKKMQKKAKRSD; this comes from the exons ATGCACGGTCGATCCAGAGTTCGCCCGTGCCCTCTCGATCGCCCTCTTCTCATCTCCGCCAGACAGAGAGAACGAGAGATGTGGCCGCTGGGGGAACCGCCGACCGATAAGGAACTCGAGGTGGCTCGCATTCTGTGCGATCTCGAGGAACTCATCCTCGAGGACGAATTCCGCCGCAGCAACTTATCCCTCGTCGCCGGTACGTCTAGCTGGGGCACCAAGAAGCCCCGCACTCTTCctcctactcttccaagtctaccTTATAATGTTCCTCACCCTCCGCCTCCGACGGCCGACGAGGAGGGAGGAGACGTCTGCGGGGGCCCGCGCTCCGCCAGCCCCGTGACTCCATTATTGTTTTCTGGGGGCAACGGTGACAAAGACGAAGCCGGGCCGAGCGCGGTGGCGACCTCGGGTCACAGCAGGCATATTGTGGAAGACGACGCCGGGTCGAGCGCGGCACTCCCCTCACTTCCGGGGAATCGTCCTGAGCACAACGACGGCGTGGCGACCTCGGGTCAGGGGAGGCATACTGTGGTCGACGACGTCGGCCCGAGCGTGGCGCCGCCCTCGGTTCTGGGGAATCGTTCCGAGCACGACGACGCGTTAGCGACCTCGCGACAGGAGACGCACACTGTGGACGGCGACGCCGGGTCGAGCGCGCCGCCGCCCTCGGTCCCTCGGAACCGTTCCGAGAACAACGACGCCGGGCCGAGAGGCGCGGCTCCCTTGCCTCGGGGGAAGCAGTTCAAGAACCCCAAGCGGTGGTGCAAGGAG GCGGCggctgctcctgctcctgctcctgatCATCACATTAACCTGGACCTGGAGCTCCGCCTCTGCCAGCCATCACCACCGGCACTCGTCCGCCATCCGACGCTCGCCAGCGTCCGACCGCCGGAAGAGACGTCCGACGCGTTGCGGTGGGGATGGGAGCTGCAATTGCAGATACAAAGCGAGGACAGGAAGGAGGCGTCGAGGTTGGCGAGGAAGCGGAGGATGGAGATACAGAgcgagaagaagatgcagaagaaagcAAAGCGATCCGACTGA